A single region of the Pseudorhodoplanes sp. genome encodes:
- a CDS encoding DciA family protein, whose protein sequence is MNKPRPHARPLADVAAALLNDSFRKQGFASKELVTSWPEIIGADVAICAEPVKIQWPRGLEGDAQQPGTLVLRVEGPAAIEIQHLSGVILERVNRFFGWQAVSRLAIRQAPVSARRKKERRNIDPEKARNIEKTLGIIEDDDLRRALGRLGAAIKRS, encoded by the coding sequence GTGAACAAGCCCAGACCCCATGCCCGTCCACTGGCGGATGTTGCGGCCGCGCTGCTCAATGACAGTTTTCGGAAACAGGGCTTCGCCTCGAAGGAGCTCGTCACATCATGGCCCGAGATCATCGGTGCCGATGTCGCCATCTGTGCCGAACCTGTCAAAATCCAGTGGCCGCGCGGGCTTGAGGGCGATGCCCAGCAGCCCGGCACGCTGGTGCTGCGGGTGGAAGGGCCTGCGGCCATCGAAATCCAGCATCTGTCCGGAGTGATCCTGGAGCGGGTAAACCGCTTTTTCGGCTGGCAGGCGGTCAGCCGCCTCGCCATCCGGCAGGCGCCGGTCTCCGCGCGGCGGAAGAAGGAACGGCGGAATATCGACCCGGAAAAGGCGAGGAACATCGAAAAAACACTGGGAATCATCGAGGACGATGATCTACGGCGGGCACTCGGGCGTCTGGGGGCTGCCATCAAACGCTCGTGA
- the hisD gene encoding histidinol dehydrogenase, which translates to MPIRLDSQASDFAKQFEAFLATKREVSADVEKAARDIITDVVTRGDAALIELSRKFDRIDLGQGGLRVMPEEIASAEKSCDSKTLDALKLARERIEAFHTRQKPRDDRFTDPLGVELGHRWTAIEAVGLYVPGGTAAYPSSVLMNAVPAKVAGVPRIVMVVPAPDGALNPLVLAAAKLGGVDEIYRVGGAQAVAALAHGTQTIKPVAKIVGPGNAYVAAAKRLVFGKVGIDMIAGPSEVLVLADGSANADWIAADLLAQAEHDEAAQSILITNDATLAGSVEAALASQLKTLPRAAIAGKSWNDFGAIILVKTLEEALPMVDAIAPEHLELIAADAETLLGKIRNAGAIFVGGHTPEAIGDYVGGSNHVLPTARSARFSSGLGVLDFMKRTSILKCGADQLAALGPAAMVLGEAEGLAAHARSVAIRLNRR; encoded by the coding sequence ATGCCTATCCGTCTCGACAGCCAAGCCTCCGATTTTGCGAAGCAATTTGAGGCTTTTCTCGCCACCAAGCGCGAGGTATCGGCCGACGTGGAGAAGGCGGCGCGCGACATCATCACCGATGTTGTGACGCGCGGGGACGCCGCGCTGATCGAGTTGAGCAGGAAATTCGACCGGATCGATCTCGGGCAGGGGGGCCTGCGCGTCATGCCGGAAGAGATCGCCAGCGCCGAGAAATCCTGCGACAGCAAAACGCTGGATGCCCTCAAGCTCGCGCGTGAGCGCATCGAAGCTTTTCATACGCGTCAGAAACCGAGAGATGACCGGTTCACCGATCCGCTCGGCGTTGAACTCGGCCATCGCTGGACCGCAATCGAAGCCGTCGGTCTTTATGTGCCGGGCGGCACGGCCGCCTATCCTTCGTCGGTGCTCATGAATGCAGTGCCGGCGAAGGTCGCCGGCGTGCCGCGCATTGTCATGGTCGTGCCGGCGCCGGACGGCGCTCTCAATCCGCTGGTTCTGGCGGCAGCGAAGCTTGGCGGTGTGGATGAAATCTACCGCGTCGGCGGTGCACAGGCGGTCGCCGCCCTTGCTCATGGCACCCAGACCATCAAGCCGGTCGCGAAAATCGTCGGGCCGGGCAACGCCTATGTCGCCGCTGCCAAGCGGCTCGTTTTCGGCAAGGTCGGCATCGACATGATCGCCGGCCCTTCGGAAGTGCTGGTGCTCGCCGACGGCAGCGCCAATGCAGACTGGATCGCCGCCGATCTCCTGGCACAGGCCGAGCATGACGAGGCGGCGCAGTCGATCCTCATCACCAATGACGCCACGCTGGCCGGTAGTGTCGAAGCCGCGCTCGCGTCGCAATTGAAGACATTGCCGCGCGCCGCCATCGCCGGAAAATCCTGGAACGACTTCGGCGCGATCATCCTGGTGAAAACGCTTGAAGAGGCGCTGCCGATGGTCGATGCGATTGCGCCCGAACATCTGGAGCTGATCGCGGCCGACGCGGAAACGCTGCTCGGCAAGATCCGCAATGCCGGCGCGATCTTTGTCGGCGGGCATACGCCGGAAGCCATCGGCGACTATGTCGGCGGCTCCAATCATGTGCTGCCGACCGCACGCTCGGCGCGTTTCTCATCCGGGCTTGGCGTGCTGGACTTCATGAAACGCACGTCGATTCTCAAATGCGGCGCGGATCAACTGGCCGCCCTCGGGCCTGCCGCCATGGTCCTCGGTGAGGCGGAGGGGCTTGCCGCGCATGCGCGCTCGGTTGCCATCCGGCTCAACAGGAGATGA
- the mutY gene encoding A/G-specific adenine glycosylase, which translates to MPLASAGALLAWYDRHRRRLPWRAEKGARPDPYAVWLSEIMLQQTTVKAVAPYYARFLQRWPTVSDLGSAMLIEVLKLWAGLGYYARARNLHACARAIIEKHGGVFPDTEDELLALPGIGPYTAAAIAAIAFDRKATPVDGNIERVISRLFAVEEPLPGAKPHIKALAETLTPAHRPGDFAQAMMDLGATICSPKKPACSLCPWSEPCLARRRGDQETFPRKVPKANGKLRRGAAFVVTRADGALLVRTRPDKGLLAKMTEVPTTAWTHGFDETAALRHAPLKAKWHRGVGVVSHVFTHFPLELAVYRAQVAKATRAPNGMRWIAFDEIDGEAFPNVMRKVIAHGMKT; encoded by the coding sequence ATGCCACTGGCATCGGCCGGCGCCCTTCTCGCCTGGTACGACCGGCACCGGCGCAGGCTTCCGTGGCGCGCGGAAAAGGGCGCGCGACCAGACCCTTACGCGGTGTGGCTGTCGGAAATCATGCTGCAGCAGACGACCGTGAAAGCGGTCGCGCCCTATTACGCGCGCTTCCTTCAGCGCTGGCCGACGGTGTCCGATCTCGGTTCCGCAATGCTCATAGAAGTGCTGAAGCTCTGGGCGGGACTGGGCTATTACGCGCGAGCTCGCAATCTTCACGCCTGTGCTCGTGCGATCATCGAAAAGCACGGCGGCGTCTTTCCCGATACTGAGGACGAATTGCTCGCCCTGCCCGGGATCGGCCCCTACACGGCGGCGGCTATCGCTGCTATCGCCTTCGACCGCAAGGCGACGCCGGTCGACGGCAATATCGAGCGGGTGATTTCACGGCTCTTCGCTGTTGAAGAGCCATTGCCAGGCGCGAAGCCGCACATCAAGGCGCTGGCGGAAACCTTGACGCCCGCGCACCGGCCCGGCGATTTCGCGCAGGCGATGATGGATCTCGGCGCAACCATCTGTTCGCCAAAGAAGCCGGCCTGCTCTTTATGCCCGTGGAGCGAGCCGTGCCTTGCGCGCCGGCGCGGCGACCAGGAGACGTTTCCGCGCAAAGTCCCAAAGGCGAACGGCAAGCTGCGGCGCGGCGCGGCCTTCGTGGTCACGCGCGCGGATGGCGCCCTGCTCGTGCGCACGCGGCCGGACAAGGGATTGCTGGCGAAGATGACGGAAGTGCCGACCACGGCGTGGACGCACGGCTTCGATGAGACGGCTGCGCTCAGGCACGCGCCGCTGAAAGCAAAATGGCATCGCGGCGTCGGTGTCGTGAGTCACGTATTCACGCATTTCCCGCTTGAGCTTGCCGTCTATCGCGCGCAGGTGGCGAAGGCAACACGCGCACCGAACGGCATGCGCTGGATTGCGTTCGATGAGATCGACGGCGAGGCGTTTCCAAACGTCATGCGCAAGGTGATCGCGCATGGGATGAAGACGTAG
- a CDS encoding arsenate reductase ArsC, giving the protein MADSGRIAKPQAVLFACGLNSIRSPMAMGLFKHMFGKNIYVGSAGVKKADLDPFAVAVMEEIGIDIGKHRPHTFEELDEWEGLNFDLIVTLSPEAHHKALDLTRMLAAKVEYWPTPDPTGVVGNREQMLDAYREVRDQLMARIKQRFGTPFRGNE; this is encoded by the coding sequence ATGGCCGACAGCGGGCGCATTGCAAAGCCGCAGGCGGTTTTGTTTGCCTGCGGCCTGAACTCGATCCGCTCGCCAATGGCCATGGGCCTGTTCAAGCATATGTTCGGAAAGAACATCTATGTCGGGTCGGCCGGCGTGAAGAAGGCCGACCTCGATCCGTTCGCCGTCGCGGTCATGGAGGAGATCGGGATCGACATCGGCAAGCACCGGCCGCACACATTTGAGGAACTGGACGAGTGGGAGGGTCTGAACTTCGATCTCATCGTGACGTTGTCGCCGGAAGCGCATCACAAGGCGCTTGATCTCACGCGAATGCTGGCGGCCAAGGTGGAATATTGGCCGACGCCGGACCCGACCGGCGTGGTCGGCAATCGCGAGCAGATGCTCGACGCCTATCGCGAGGTTCGCGATCAACTCATGGCCCGAATCAAGCAGAGGTTCGGTACGCCGTTCCGGGGGAACGAGTGA
- the smc gene encoding chromosome segregation protein SMC: MKLSRLRLIGFKSFVEPTDFLIEPGLTGVVGPNGCGKSNLVEALRWVMGETSHKSMRAADMNDVIFSGSGNRPSRNNAEVAMAIDNSDKTAPAAFNEFDTLEVSRRIERDQGSTYRINGREVRARDVQILFADASTGARSPALVHQGRIGEIIQAKPEQRRRVLEEAAGISGLHARRHEAELRLRAAEQNLQRLEDVIGQLSGQMDALKRQARQAVRYREVAAKVRRQEATLFHLRWVNANTEVGESERARDLGVREVAAATLAQTEAAKLQEEAAAAVPPLRDAEARAGAALQRLVVARETLDREEARARERIAELERRIVQMNEDIARERQLAADSESSLERLTAEAGELRRQLEAGESRRNDVGQRVVDADSVLSVSEKSFAELTGQLADLTARRNALEGSAREQTERVSRLEREVAEVDAEMARIASEASGGPDLAQLAAAVEAAQQAVLEGEAAATRAEVAHSTARQGLDAARKPLAEAERRAHRLETEAKTLAKLLHVDAGNLWPSVIDQLTVEKGYETALGAALGDDLEAPIDPQAPMRWGGAAIDPSDPALPAGVEALATHVNAPQELSRRLRQIGVVDRNEAARFVSALKPGQRLVSREGDLWRWDGFAVAANAPTGAARRLAERNRLTEIEAELQAARADADAKRQAVAAAEAEAKAATEAETAARTRWRDLQREADAARERHAAAEREINQKTARRSALTEAKTRLGDNLAEAVAARDEAQRALSDLPPAAELESELGTVREEIGAHRVHLAEVRAEAQALAREAEIARKRLEAIASEQRSWIETRERTATQTATLEQRLTEAQTERDGLADAPQLFEEKRVALIGEVQAAEAAQREAGDRLAQGERVLSEANAAVRAALEALSAAREQSARSEERAEAAKRRLADIAHEIREMLEVEPEGVAALAEIADGAVLPDVADIEADLEKLRRDRERLGAVNLRAEEELREVETQHTSLVTERDDLVEAIKRLRQGIQNLNREARERLLASFEVVNGHFKKLFTELFGGGQAELQLIESDDPLEAGLEILAKPPGKKPQTLSLLSGGEQALTAMALIFAVFLTNPAPICVLDEVDAPLDDHNVERFCDLLDEMTKLTDTRFVIITHNPITMARMNRLFGVTMAERGVSQLVSVDLEAAVKIRDQAGAA; encoded by the coding sequence ATGAAGCTGAGTCGTCTGCGGCTGATTGGCTTTAAGTCCTTTGTCGAACCAACAGATTTCCTGATTGAGCCGGGTCTTACCGGCGTCGTCGGGCCGAATGGCTGCGGCAAGTCGAATCTTGTCGAGGCCCTGCGGTGGGTCATGGGCGAGACGTCGCATAAATCCATGCGCGCCGCCGACATGAACGACGTCATCTTCAGCGGCTCCGGCAACCGGCCTTCGCGCAACAATGCCGAAGTGGCGATGGCGATCGACAATTCCGACAAGACCGCGCCGGCAGCGTTCAATGAATTCGACACGCTGGAGGTCTCACGCCGTATCGAACGCGATCAGGGCTCGACCTATCGCATCAACGGCCGTGAAGTGCGCGCCCGCGACGTGCAGATCCTGTTTGCTGATGCTTCGACCGGCGCGCGTTCGCCGGCGCTGGTGCATCAGGGCCGCATCGGCGAGATTATCCAGGCGAAACCGGAACAGCGTCGCCGCGTGCTCGAAGAGGCGGCCGGCATCTCCGGCCTGCATGCGCGTCGTCATGAAGCGGAACTGCGCCTGCGAGCAGCCGAGCAGAATTTGCAGCGCTTGGAGGACGTGATCGGTCAACTCTCCGGCCAGATGGACGCGCTCAAACGTCAGGCGCGGCAGGCCGTGCGCTATCGTGAAGTTGCAGCGAAAGTCCGCCGGCAGGAAGCGACGCTATTCCACCTGCGCTGGGTGAACGCCAATACCGAAGTTGGCGAGTCGGAACGCGCGCGCGATCTCGGTGTGCGTGAAGTTGCAGCGGCCACCTTGGCGCAGACTGAAGCTGCAAAATTGCAGGAGGAAGCGGCAGCGGCAGTGCCGCCCTTGCGCGACGCCGAAGCCCGCGCGGGCGCCGCCCTGCAGCGGCTGGTCGTCGCGCGCGAGACTCTGGATCGCGAGGAAGCGCGCGCCAGGGAGCGTATCGCCGAACTCGAACGCCGCATCGTGCAGATGAACGAGGACATCGCGCGCGAGCGTCAGCTTGCGGCCGATTCCGAATCCTCGCTCGAGCGTTTGACTGCCGAGGCGGGCGAATTGCGCCGCCAGCTTGAGGCCGGCGAAAGCCGCCGCAATGACGTCGGCCAGCGCGTGGTGGATGCCGACAGCGTCCTCTCCGTGTCGGAAAAATCCTTTGCTGAACTGACCGGCCAGCTTGCCGATCTGACTGCCCGCCGAAACGCGCTTGAAGGGTCGGCACGCGAACAGACCGAGCGTGTGTCGCGGCTTGAGCGTGAGGTCGCCGAAGTCGACGCCGAAATGGCGCGCATCGCCAGCGAGGCGAGCGGCGGTCCCGATCTTGCCCAGCTTGCCGCCGCCGTCGAAGCCGCGCAGCAGGCCGTTCTGGAAGGTGAGGCTGCCGCCACCCGCGCCGAAGTCGCGCATTCGACCGCGCGCCAGGGGCTTGATGCTGCCCGCAAGCCCTTGGCGGAAGCCGAGCGCCGTGCGCATCGGCTGGAGACGGAAGCCAAGACCTTGGCCAAATTGCTGCACGTCGACGCCGGCAATTTGTGGCCTTCGGTGATCGACCAACTGACTGTCGAGAAAGGGTACGAGACTGCGCTTGGCGCGGCTTTGGGCGATGATCTGGAAGCGCCCATCGATCCGCAAGCGCCGATGCGCTGGGGTGGCGCGGCAATCGATCCGTCCGATCCGGCCTTGCCGGCGGGCGTCGAAGCTTTGGCGACGCATGTCAACGCGCCTCAGGAATTGTCGCGCCGCCTGCGCCAGATTGGCGTGGTCGATCGCAATGAAGCCGCCCGTTTCGTGTCCGCGCTGAAACCGGGCCAGCGCTTGGTATCGCGTGAGGGCGACCTGTGGCGCTGGGACGGCTTTGCCGTCGCCGCCAACGCGCCGACCGGAGCGGCACGTCGTCTCGCCGAGCGCAATCGCCTGACCGAGATCGAAGCTGAATTGCAGGCCGCCCGCGCCGATGCCGATGCCAAGCGGCAGGCGGTTGCGGCGGCGGAGGCCGAGGCCAAGGCAGCGACGGAAGCCGAAACCGCCGCCCGCACACGTTGGCGCGATCTGCAGCGGGAAGCCGACGCCGCGCGCGAGCGTCATGCTGCCGCCGAACGCGAAATCAACCAGAAGACGGCTCGCCGGTCTGCACTGACCGAGGCAAAGACCCGTCTCGGCGACAACCTCGCCGAAGCCGTTGCCGCGCGTGACGAGGCCCAGCGTGCATTGTCCGATCTCCCGCCGGCCGCCGAACTTGAAAGCGAGCTCGGTACCGTGCGTGAGGAAATCGGCGCGCATCGCGTCCATCTCGCTGAAGTGCGTGCGGAAGCGCAGGCGCTGGCGCGCGAAGCGGAAATCGCCCGCAAGCGGCTGGAAGCGATTGCCAGCGAGCAGCGGTCCTGGATTGAAACCAGGGAGCGTACGGCAACCCAGACTGCCACGCTTGAACAGCGCCTGACCGAAGCCCAGACCGAGCGCGACGGACTCGCCGACGCTCCGCAACTGTTCGAGGAAAAGCGTGTCGCGCTGATCGGCGAGGTGCAGGCCGCGGAGGCTGCCCAGCGCGAAGCGGGCGACCGACTGGCGCAGGGCGAAAGGGTTCTGTCTGAAGCCAATGCCGCGGTGCGCGCCGCATTGGAAGCTTTGAGCGCGGCACGCGAGCAATCGGCGCGCTCCGAGGAGCGCGCGGAGGCCGCCAAGCGCCGTCTAGCCGATATCGCGCATGAAATTCGCGAGATGCTGGAGGTTGAACCTGAAGGCGTTGCGGCACTTGCCGAAATTGCGGATGGGGCGGTGCTTCCCGACGTTGCTGACATAGAAGCCGATCTCGAAAAGCTGCGGCGGGATCGCGAGCGGCTTGGCGCGGTCAATCTGCGCGCCGAAGAAGAATTGCGCGAGGTCGAAACCCAGCATACGTCGCTGGTCACCGAGCGCGACGACCTGGTCGAAGCGATCAAGCGCCTGCGTCAGGGCATCCAGAACCTGAACCGCGAGGCGCGTGAGCGCCTGCTCGCATCATTTGAAGTCGTCAATGGTCACTTCAAGAAGCTGTTCACCGAATTGTTCGGCGGCGGCCAGGCCGAATTGCAGTTGATCGAGAGCGATGATCCGCTCGAGGCGGGCCTCGAAATTCTGGCCAAGCCTCCGGGCAAGAAGCCGCAGACGCTGTCGCTGCTCTCCGGTGGTGAGCAAGCATTGACCGCAATGGCATTGATCTTCGCGGTGTTCCTCACCAATCCGGCGCCGATCTGCGTGCTGGACGAGGTGGACGCGCCGCTCGACGACCACAATGTGGAGCGCTTCTGCGATCTGCTTGATGAGATGACGAAGCTTACCGACACGCGCTTCGTCATCATCACCCACAATCCGATCACCATGGCGCGCATGAACCGGCTGTTCGGCGTCACCATGGCGGAGCGCGGCGTGTCGCAGCTCGTTTCGGTGGACCTCGAAGCCGCCGTGAAGATCAGGGATCAGGCCGGCGCGGCCTGA
- a CDS encoding Maf-like protein, producing the protein MIGRPKLVLASGSPRRLALINQAGIEPDALQPADIDEMPLKGELPRACANRLARAKAEAALAAVRLDEELRGAYIVAADTVVAVGRRILPKAELIDEAAQCLRLLSGRNHRVHTAICLVTPKEAFRQRLVETRVRFKRLSDQDIEAYLASGEWRGKAGGYAIQGLAGSFVVKIVGSYTNVVGLPLFETVNLLQGEGFPFHFGWLNT; encoded by the coding sequence ATGATCGGCCGGCCCAAACTTGTCCTCGCTTCCGGCTCGCCGCGGCGGCTGGCGCTTATCAACCAGGCCGGCATTGAGCCGGATGCCCTGCAGCCGGCGGATATCGACGAGATGCCGCTGAAGGGCGAGTTACCGCGCGCCTGCGCCAACCGGCTGGCGCGCGCCAAGGCGGAAGCCGCGCTTGCCGCGGTGCGGCTGGATGAGGAATTGCGTGGCGCCTATATCGTCGCCGCCGATACCGTGGTTGCGGTCGGCCGCCGCATCCTGCCGAAAGCGGAGCTGATCGATGAAGCCGCGCAATGTCTGCGGCTGCTCTCGGGCCGCAATCACCGGGTTCATACCGCGATCTGTCTGGTGACGCCGAAAGAGGCGTTCCGGCAGCGGCTGGTGGAGACGCGTGTGCGCTTCAAGCGGCTGTCCGACCAGGATATCGAAGCCTATCTCGCCTCGGGGGAATGGCGCGGCAAGGCCGGCGGCTATGCCATTCAGGGGTTGGCCGGCTCTTTCGTGGTCAAGATTGTCGGCTCCTATACCAATGTTGTGGGTCTGCCGCTGTTCGAGACGGTGAACCTGCTTCAGGGCGAAGGCTTTCCGTTTCATTTTGGATGGCTGAATACGTGA
- the infA gene encoding translation initiation factor IF-1: protein MAKEELLEFPGVVTELLPNATFRVKLENDHEIIAHTAGRMRKNRIRVLAGDKVLVEMTPYDLTKGRITYRFK from the coding sequence ATGGCGAAGGAAGAACTGCTGGAATTTCCCGGTGTTGTGACGGAGTTGCTCCCGAACGCCACGTTTCGCGTCAAGCTTGAAAATGATCACGAAATCATCGCTCATACCGCCGGCCGCATGCGCAAGAACCGTATTCGCGTCCTTGCCGGCGACAAGGTGCTCGTCGAGATGACGCCCTACGATCTCACCAAGGGCCGCATCACGTACCGCTTCAAGTGA
- a CDS encoding DsbA family protein, which yields MSITRRNFLTGTAALAFAATALSALDLRLIDSAFAQSPSPADLAVAGPLGDQVLGKDDAPVTIIEYASMTCSHCATFHNSTYPELKKRYIDTGKVKYILREFPLDPLAAGAFMLARCAGKDKYYPMVEILFQKQKDWVVQKPIEPLMAIAKQAGFTEESFNSCLQDQKMLEGIEQVRARASEKLGVNSTPTFFINGKVHRGSLTIEELEKQIAPLLKS from the coding sequence GTGAGCATCACCCGACGGAATTTTCTGACAGGCACGGCCGCCCTCGCGTTCGCCGCGACGGCTCTGTCTGCGCTGGACCTGCGCCTGATCGACTCCGCTTTCGCGCAATCGCCAAGCCCGGCCGATCTCGCCGTTGCCGGACCTTTGGGCGATCAGGTTCTGGGCAAAGATGATGCTCCCGTGACCATCATCGAATACGCCTCGATGACCTGCAGTCACTGCGCCACTTTCCATAACAGCACCTATCCGGAGCTCAAGAAGCGCTACATCGACACCGGCAAGGTCAAATACATCCTGCGGGAATTCCCTCTCGATCCGCTGGCCGCCGGCGCCTTCATGCTCGCTCGCTGCGCCGGCAAGGACAAATACTACCCGATGGTCGAAATCCTGTTCCAGAAGCAGAAAGACTGGGTGGTGCAGAAGCCGATCGAGCCGCTGATGGCGATCGCCAAACAGGCCGGGTTCACCGAGGAAAGCTTCAATTCCTGCCTGCAGGACCAGAAGATGCTGGAAGGCATCGAGCAGGTCCGCGCCCGGGCCTCCGAGAAGCTGGGCGTCAACTCCACCCCTACTTTCTTCATCAATGGCAAGGTCCATCGCGGCTCCCTCACCATTGAGGAACTGGAAAAGCAGATTGCGCCCCTTCTTAAGAGCTAG
- a CDS encoding CBS domain-containing protein, translated as MAMQARDVMTSHAICVGPDLSVQAVANTLVKNGISAVPVVSMDGKLVGIVSEGDLIRRVETGTERRHPWWLEMISSNRSLAAEFTKAHGLKAKDVMTTQVLTADPDTPLETVADLMERHGVKRVPIVKDGNIVGIISRANLVQALASGRHDAPVDDADDRLRQAVTAEIENKPWGHGMINVIVRDGTVDLWGVVGSEEERKAACVVAECTPGVCVVNDKLRVFRGSLGE; from the coding sequence ATGGCCATGCAAGCCCGCGATGTCATGACAAGTCACGCCATATGCGTCGGACCCGATCTGTCGGTTCAGGCGGTTGCCAACACGCTGGTCAAGAACGGCATCAGCGCCGTGCCGGTTGTGTCGATGGACGGCAAGCTGGTGGGCATCGTATCGGAAGGCGATCTGATCCGGCGCGTGGAAACGGGCACCGAGCGCCGCCATCCCTGGTGGCTCGAAATGATCAGTTCCAACCGCAGCCTCGCGGCGGAATTCACAAAGGCGCACGGCCTCAAGGCCAAGGATGTGATGACGACGCAGGTCCTGACAGCGGATCCCGACACGCCGCTGGAGACGGTCGCGGATCTGATGGAGCGGCACGGCGTGAAGCGCGTGCCGATCGTCAAGGACGGGAATATCGTGGGCATCATCAGCCGGGCCAATCTCGTGCAGGCGCTCGCGAGCGGCAGGCATGACGCCCCGGTCGACGACGCCGATGACAGGCTGCGTCAGGCGGTGACGGCCGAGATCGAGAACAAGCCGTGGGGACACGGCATGATCAATGTGATCGTCCGCGACGGCACTGTCGACCTGTGGGGCGTTGTTGGCAGCGAGGAAGAGCGCAAGGCCGCGTGCGTGGTCGCCGAATGCACGCCGGGCGTCTGTGTCGTGAACGACAAGCTGCGGGTCTTCCGCGGTTCGCTGGGCGAATAA
- a CDS encoding PilZ domain-containing protein — protein MSEERRGSKRQTVEYPVWIDTTDGRVLQGTLADASETGARVRMNSPSDLPGRVLLRLTEAASPRRVCDVIWRSETELGLRFQTRALPFRKKAWIG, from the coding sequence ATGAGCGAAGAACGCAGAGGCAGCAAGCGCCAGACGGTCGAATATCCGGTGTGGATCGACACGACCGATGGTCGGGTCCTGCAGGGCACGCTCGCCGACGCGTCGGAGACCGGCGCCCGAGTTCGCATGAACAGCCCCTCGGACCTGCCGGGCCGGGTGCTGTTGAGATTGACCGAGGCGGCAAGCCCTCGGCGTGTCTGCGATGTCATCTGGCGGTCGGAGACCGAACTTGGCCTTCGCTTCCAGACCCGGGCTTTGCCCTTCAGGAAAAAGGCCTGGATCGGCTAA
- a CDS encoding UPF0262 family protein yields MSGKKKTSARLVEITLDEDSIGRSGPDIEHERAVAIYDLIEDNSFRPAGHDGGPYTLRLSMADNRLVFDIRLADGTAVMAHLLSLTPFRRIVKDYFLICDSYYQAIRSATPERIEAIDMGRRGLHDEGSRILMERLKDKVTVDFDTARRLFTLICVLHWKG; encoded by the coding sequence ATGAGCGGCAAGAAAAAAACGTCCGCGCGCCTCGTCGAGATCACGCTCGATGAGGACTCGATTGGCCGCTCCGGTCCCGATATCGAGCACGAGCGCGCTGTCGCGATCTACGATCTGATCGAGGACAATTCCTTCCGGCCCGCCGGCCATGACGGCGGCCCCTACACCTTGCGCCTGAGCATGGCTGACAACCGGCTGGTCTTCGACATCCGCCTCGCCGACGGCACAGCGGTGATGGCGCATCTGTTGTCGCTCACGCCATTCCGTCGCATCGTCAAGGATTATTTCCTGATCTGCGACAGCTATTACCAGGCGATCCGCAGCGCGACGCCGGAACGCATCGAGGCCATCGATATGGGGCGTCGCGGCTTGCACGACGAAGGCTCCCGCATCCTGATGGAGCGCCTGAAAGACAAGGTCACCGTGGATTTCGACACGGCGCGGCGTTTGTTTACGCTCATCTGCGTGCTTCACTGGAAGGGCTGA